From the genome of Thermosynechococcus sp. NK55a:
CATTGACTCGGGCGATCGCCCCCCCTTTCAAACATCAGTTCAGGGTTCGTGTACTCATGGTTAACCACGAGCAGATGTTTGCCGTTGGGTGTCCTCTGGTACCCCACAAAATCACAGTTGTAGCCAAAGCAGTACCGTTGCCGCCGCACATCTGCTTCCGTAACTGTTTGATGAATGCGGTTCCAGTTTAGGTTTTCGCCCCCATCGAGGGCATCCCCCCAGCGAATGACCACGCCATGATCAAAGCCCGCCGGCAAGGTGATTTTGTCGTCTGTGTTAGGGTAAATCGTTGAAAATTCTAGGGAGGTTGCAGCCGCACCGACTTTAGGTAAGGTTGCAAGGGTCAAACCGGCAGCGCCAAAGAGGGCTGTTTTCAAAACAGCACGTCGGCTTAAGGCACGGGATAATAGATCACCAAAATACTCGCCCATAGTTAGCTAAGAATTCCCTTACTTTAGGTCACCATTGCATAGGTTAAGGAAACCCGAGGGCAATGAGGTTAAGTTGAGCCTAAGAAACGGGAAAAAGTCTTAAGACAAGGCAGCGGCTAGGAGTTTTTGTGTATAGGGATGCTGCGGGCGAGCAAAGAGTTGTGCCGTAGGAGCAAGCTCGACAATTTTGCCACGATACATTACCGCAACGCGATCGCAAAAACGACGGGCGATCGCCAGATCGTGGGTGATAAAGAGATAGCTCAGTTGCAACTGTTCCTTTAACTCTTGCATCAGCGCCAGCACCTGGGCTTGAATATGGGCATCGAGCATACTCACCGGTTCATCACAGATCACCAGTTGAGGCTGGGTAATGAGGGCACGGGCGATCGCCACCCGCTGGCGTTGTCCCCCCGACAGGGCATGGGGATAGCGATGAAGGTAGGCTTCAGCCGGGGTCAATTCCACCTGCACCAACATCTCGCGCACCCGTTCCTGGGCAGCCCGTTTCCCCATCAGCCGATGAATGAGCAGTGGCTCTAGCAAATTTTGCGCCACGGTCATTTTGGGGTTCAGGCAGGCATGGGGGTCTTGGAAAATCATTTGCAGATCACGGCGGGTTTGGCGCAGCTGGGCCGCCGACAATTGAGTTAAATTGCGCCCCCAAAAGACCACTTCACCGGCATTGGCAGGAATCAGTTGCAAAATTAAGCGCGAAAGTGTACTTTTGCCACAGCCAGACTCGCCAACAAGGCCAAGGGTTTCCCCACGCCGCAGCGTTAGGTCAACGCCGTCCACCGCCCGAATCGTGGTTTGCGGTTGTAACCATCCCCCCAAGCGGTAGTGCCGCTGTAAATTCTCAACTCGCAGCAGTTCCGGAGCCGTGTCCAAGGGCGGAGGCTGTGGAGAGGTGAGTTGGGTAGCCGCAAGCAAGGATTGGGTATAGGGGTGCTGTGGCCGTTGCAGCACTCGGTGAGCCGCTCCCAGTTCCACAATCTTGCCTTGGTGCATTACCGCAAGGCGATCGCAATACTTGGCCATGAGTGCCAGATCATGGGAAATGAGTAACAGTCCCCGCTGCTCCTCTTGGCACAGGCGCGTGAGTTCCTCCAGAATTTCTGCGGCGACGGTTACATCCAGTGCCGTTGTCGGTTCATCGGCAATGATGAGGGGTGGGTTCAATAGCAAGGCAAGGGCGATCGCCACCCGTTGACGCATCCCCCCACTCAACTCATGGGGATACTGATGGAGGCGATTGGCAGGAATTTTTACTCGATCCAACACCTCAATAATGCGCTGCCGCCGTTGGGGACGGCTCCAAGCAGACCAATGACTCCGCAACAGCTCATCGCAGTGGTCATAGACGCTCATGAGAGGATTGAGGCGCGTCATCGGATCCTGAAAGACCAAGCCAATTTGCTCGCCTCGCAGCCGCCGCAACTGGGAAGCAGTTAGGCCCAAAAGAGATTGCCCCTGAAGTGCGATCTCTCCAGAAACCTGTGACCGCGGTGGCAATAACTGCAAAATGGCTTTAGCAATTGTGGATTTGCCGCAACCCGACTCCCCGACTAAGCCAAACCGCTCCCCTGCAGCTACACAAAAAGAAACACCATCCACCACAAATGTTGCAGCAGATGATGTCTCCCTTCTAGGGTAGGCGACCCGCAGTTCCCTAAGTTCTAAAAGAGTCGCCATGGACTTTTCGATCCTAGACAGGTTCGATGCGGGCGTAAAAGACCCCTTGAATTTTCACCTCATGGGGTTCGTGGGCACCCATATCATCATCGGAGAGTTGCTCACTTTCAAAGGTGCCAGCAATTTCACCGGTGCGGCCATCCACTTTCGCCACATTCAGAGAAATTTGACCCTTGGTGAGGGAGAAGCGTTTGACGTTGGCGCGAGCCAGTTCTTCTTCTTTAGCTTGGGGAAGGGCGATCGCCGAGTCATAACCAGAGGCCAAGCCCCGTCCTTTGGGATCGAGGAAGTTGGCAGTGCGGTAGGAGGGAACGTTGAATTCGCCCTTGAAATCCGTTGAAGTGGTGATGCTGGTCACGTTGGGCTGAGTGCTCGCCACCAAGTTTTTCACCGTAAACAGCAGTGGGATGCGCTCACCACCAGGCATTTGCACTGTCACTGGTTGGAAATCAATCCCATCCTCTTCCACAAACGTAAGACTGCCATCGCTGTTGACCTTGAGTTCCCCTTGAATTTGATCCAAGCTCGTGGTTTCGCGGGTCACCAGTTTTGTGGGCACAAATTCGGCCTCTTGGCGTTTGTTCTTAGGCTCTTCCTTGACCAAAAATGTCGTCGGCTGCAGGCACAGTTGGGCAATGCGATAGGTTTGGGAGCTATCAATGGGATAGGCACCACGCGCCGTATCATCCAGGGTGGGGCACTTGTTGGCCAGACCTGTACCCACAATATCGTCATAGGTTAAAGTCTGTTTTGCAGCAAAGGCGGGGGCGCTCAAGGAAAAAATCCCTAGACATACCGCCAGCAGAGTCGCCATTAAAATGCGATATTTCATGGTTAACCTCAGAAGTCAAAGCATCTCAAAGCAATCAAAGTGTGGGAGATAACCCTGCGTATAGAGTCCAGTGAAGGCAGCCATGCAACTACCTTATCAATCCATGATTATACGGAGGTTTGCGATCGCCTCAGAAAGGAAATTTTCGCGATATTTTAATCTTGCAAGAGGAAAAACCGATGAGCCACTCCTCTGCCACCGAAGCTGCCAAGTAATCAGGATCAGGAGTAAATTCATGAATGACAACGAGTTGTTTGCCGTTTTCGTTGCCGATGTTGTCAATGGTACCGAGAGCCTTGCCTCCAATCCCAACTATCGCATTGAGTCCGTCCTAGGAACTTTGCAACTGGTGGACAACCGAACTGGCCTCATTGCCATAGGCAAAAGTGAAGAGGGTCAACCACAGATCACAGTCAAGCGCTACTGCGATGCGTGGGAATCTTTGCGACAGGCATTGATCCATAGTTCATTTTTTCCGGACCTTGCCTACAACAAAGCACCACTGGTGCCCTTTACCCGTGCCCCCATTCCCAAAGACTATCAGCTCTATGATTGTGCTGCCGGTGAGATGTGGCGCTGTTGGCGACGGAGGACAGTTGATCATGTGCATATCTATACCGCGAATCACTGGCGATCGGTGGGGGAGGTTTCCTGTAGTGGCGGTGTGGTCTTTATCCTTCTTCCTGATTTGGAGAAAGGAATTGAGATAACCAGTTCTTCGCTGATGTCTTGGTTAGGCGTTCCCAATGCTTAAAACCCTAAAACTGCTTAAGAAACTACGGATTGGGGAGAGCGATCGCCCCCATGGCTCAAATGGAGCAAACAGAACCCAAAGATTCCAGAGATAATATTAAGTAACTGATGGAGTAACGACCAAGCAACGTCAACCTTGCCTGCTTGCGATCTCGCCAGCCGATTTCCCTCCGAGGCAACTATGTCAGAACCCCACCGCGACACCAACATCGGCCAAGTCCTCATGAACCGGTATCGGCTCACGGAGTTAATTGGCAAAGGCTCAATGGGGCGGGTCTATCGCGCAGAAGATAGTCTCCTTGGGGGTGTTCCCGTTGCCGTTAAATTCCTGTCCCACAGCCTGCTCAACGATCGCATGAAAACCCGCTTTGCCCAAGAAGCGCGGGCGGGTGCTCTCCTCGGCCAGAAAAGTATGCACGTGGTGCGGGTGCTCGACTACGGCATGAACAACGAGGAAATTCCCTTCTACGTCATGGAATTTTTAGAGGGAGAAAACCTCAGTGATTTGCTCCTAGAAGAACCCCTGCCTTTAAGCCGATTTCTGCGCATTGCACGGCACATGTGCCTTGGTCTTCAGGTAGCCCATGAAGGAATTATCATCGAAGGCCAAAAATGCCCGATTATTCATCGTGACATCAAACCCAGTAATGTCCTTGTGATTCAGGATGGCACGATGGGGGAACTCGCCAAGCTATTAGATTTTGGGATTGCCAAATTTTTGGGGGATGTCTCTGAAAAGGGTCAAACCTCGTCGTTTATGGGCACTTTGGCCTATTGTTCGCCAGAACAAATTGAAGGGCGGGAATTGGATCACCGCTCTGATATCTACAGTCTTGGCATCACCATGTATGAGTTACTCACAGGCAAGATGCCCATTCAGGCGGAAAGCCACTCTATCGGTAGTTGGTTTAAGGCGCACCACTTCCAAAAGCCCATTCCCTTCAATGTGGCGAGTCCGGGGCTGCATCTTCCCCCTGCCCTTGAGGAACTGATCATGGCCTGTATGGCCAAATCCCCCAGTGATCGCCCCCAAAATGTTGCGGAAATTATCAAAGTTCTCACAGCTGTTGAGGAACAGTTTGGCAGTACTCGAGTCACCCAGCCGGGGGTAGGGGTTGCCGCCAAAGTATCTCAACCCTCAGAACGCCAATCTCAACCGCCTGTTGCCCTTGCGACGGTTGAGGAAGTCTGCTGGCAAAGTGTTTGGCCTGCGGATAAACCTGTAGCGGAAATTGTCTTTCCCGTGCCCTTGTATGCCCAACGGGAATCAGCGGCGTCGCTGTGGGTGATGTTGCCTCGGTCAGAGATTGATCGGCGCATGCTTAATCTTCGCTACAACCAGTTTCTCTTCACCACCAGTCCCCACCCGATGATCCTCTGGATTACGGCTATTTATGATCCCCAGCAAGGTCCCCGCTGGTTGCCCTGTTATTTGGATATGAAGCTGCCACGCAACCAAGAACTCTGCCTTTTGCTTTCGGAAACGGGTTATTACCCGCTGCTCTTTTTCTCCCTTGAGGATCCGCAACACTGCCTCAATGTCCGCATGTTTACAATCGCAACCTTTCAGCGGCAACTCCTACGGGACTGGCTGCAAACCAGTAAAAACTTACCCAGTTCGGCCCCAGCGGTTGTGAGCCGTAATCTCCTCAAGGCAGAATTTGAAAACTATAAGCCCCAAATCCTCGCCAAGCTAGAGAACGTGAAGATGGCTACAGTCATTGATTAGGGATATCGCGATCGCTCTCTAGGGCAGCAATAGAGAAAAATATATTAAGAGTTGTTGCGCAATTGGTAAAGAATTGTTACAGTGAGGGTACAGGGTTCGATCAGGAGTCAAAACCATGGAAGATACCAAAACCATTAAAGCTGAAGACCGCAATGCATGGGTGTTTGGATTTACCCCCCAAGCTGAAATTTGGAACGGCCGCCTTGCCATGATTGGCTTTGTGGCGGCACTGCTCACAGAACTGATCACCAAACAAGGCGTGCTTCACTTCTGGGGTCTCCTCTAGACCTTCACTTTCTCCCAATTTTCAGCGGTCAAAGTGTCATTTTGAGGTCAGTAATGGCCTCTTTTTTTGGCCAATTGACGGTTTAACACCGCTTTTTCCCCCAAGCGATCACACAGGTGAAACACGAAAGACCAGATAGAGGATGGCTCTCCCTTTATGCATCCCAATGTTAAGAACGATAGCGGGAAGCTCCGCTGTCAAAGCTTGAATGATTTCGGAATTGAGAGTTTGGGAATCTAGGAGTGATTTACACGGGGAATCCCCAGACTATAGTTGCGCACACGACTATTGAGGTTGTAGCCAATTTCCCCTTGCATCAGTAAGAAGCGAATAAAGTGCTCCAAGTCTGAGCCAATCCGCCGCAAATTGTATTCCGTCAGGTCTTCCCCTGCGGCATTGGCCACCAATTCCTGAAACTTGGCTTCCACTTTCGCAAGGGCGGCTTCATTCCACTCCAATTCGTTATCGGGATCCACATTCAGCGTCAGCGTTTCGGTATCAGGATGAACTTCACCATCTACCACATGGCCGGCATAGATGTGAACGTGGCGTGTTGTGGACTTCAGTAGCATGGCTAATCCAATGACGAGTGGACAGTAGTTCGTAAACGCTTTTACTATACCAAGAATTCTTTCAAGGAAAGTTTAGAAAAACTCATGCTTTAGCCCAAGAATCAGTAATGGCACTGAGCTGGTTTCTATGCTGCTTTTGGCTAGCGATCGCTGAACATCAAAGGGGCAATCGCCCCCTCTATCAATCCAGATTTTAGGTGCCTCGCAAAATTTCCCATTTGCGGATAGGGTGGGCTGGCTGATTTTTGCATGCCGGTCGTTGCCACAGGCGCCGCCGACCACTGGCCCAAGGGGAGGGTCACTGTGGGGACGGATGTTAACCCCCTCCCCATTGGCGCGAGTAATACTGAAGGCATTAAAATGGCATTAAAATCATATCTATCATATTTACCGACAACTGTAACGGTTTCGCCCGGCTGGCGATTGATTTGGTAAAACCAACGCGGCCCCGCATCCACCATCACTTGGCCAGTGCTGTTATCGAGGATGAATGGATTACCAACGACGCTGCGAACTGTGCCGCGAAGGGTCATCCCCTGAAAGTTCGTCAAATTGTGAATCGGTGTTGCCGACGGGGCACAGGTCTCAGTTATTGGTGGAAGAACGACCCCCGTAATACCGACAAAGAGAGGACAACTAAGGCTCCATAAACGTTTTATAACCATTTTTTCCTAATTTTTCCTAAATATCTTGACTTATAACTTAGGGAACAAAAAATGATAGAAATATAATCAGAAATTATGCTTATGGGAAGTAAAAAACACACTCGTTTCTTGACCCACACAACTTTGAATTTCTATGTTTGAATTTCTATGTTGCCCTCGATGGGCATCGACAATTTGCTTGACGATCGCTAGCCCCAAACCAAATCCCCGCGGTTGTTCCTGACCTTGGCAAATGCGATAAAAGCGCTCGCACCGATGGGGAGGCACGGCTTCTGGAATACCGCTCCCCCTGTCCACGACAGAAATTTGAACATCGCGATCCGTAAATGTAGAGCAAAAGGCTGACAATTGGCCAGTTGTCCTTAGAGCCAAAAATAAAAGGTACTCAATAGATGCGTAGTTTGTTTAGCCATTTGAGAAATGTTGGTTGGATTTTGCGCCACTGTTATCAGAGATTCAAAAGCCGTTTAGAGCAGTTTCTTTATCTAAGGTGCCATGTGAATGGGCTGTTGCTGATGGAGATCATGAATACGCATTCCTCAAGGCGGGGGCGATCGCCGGTATAAAAAACTATGGTAACCATGTTGAAATTCCATTGCAATTAGACAACAAAGAGCCAAGTTCAGTTCCATGTAAGTTTAAGGTTGAGCAGAAGGGGAAGGCGTGCTTAACTTAGTTAAAGAGTTTTTAACATTTGCTCTATGCCCTTGATAACGTCACTTTTGCAACCTTTGCCTGCCGATGTTGCAGCAGAATCAGTGAACCTGGCGGAAGCGGGTCCATTGATCTTGGCCGCTGTTCTGCTGAGTCTAGTGGTGATCTACTTTGCCAGCAAAGTCGGCGGTGAAATTTGTGCCCGCATTAACTTTCCACCTGTACTGGGAGAACTGGTAGGGGGTGTGGTCGTTGGTATTTCCGTCTTGCACCTGTTGGTTTTTTCTGAAGGGGGACCAACGGAACCCTCGGTTCTGACGACCTTTATCCAACAGACGGCAGGCATTGATGGCACTGTCGCTTCAGTAGTTGCCAATACCGCCAGCGAAGTTATTTCCGTCCTCTCGGAAATTGGCGTCATGATCCTGCTCTTTGAGATTGGCCTGGAGTCGGATTTAGAGGGCCTGCTGAAGGTGGGGCCTCAGGCTGCCATCGTTGCTGTGGTGGGGGTGGTGACTCCCTTTGCCGCTGGCACCCTTGGCCTTGTGACACTGTTTCATGTGGACTTGGTCCCCGCCATCTTTGCCGGTGCGGCTCTCACGGCAACCAGTATCGGGATCACGGCCAAAGTCCTTGCGGAGATTCAACGGCTGACTTCCCCGGAAGGTCAAATTATCATTGGGGCAGCGGTTCTGGATGACATTCTTGGCATTATTGTGCTGGCAGTGGTGGCGAGTCTAGCCAAAACCGGCACAGTGGAGATCAGCAATGTGATCTATCTGATTATTAGCTCCGTCGTATTTTTGGTGGGCTCTGTGATGGTGGGGCGGCTGCTGAGTCCTTTCTTTTTGGGGATGGTCGATCGCCTGAGCACACGCGGTAACTTGCTGGTTCCCTCCTTGATCTTCGCCTTTGTCCTGGGTTATGTGGCTGTGATTCTGCAACTGGAAGCGATTCTCGGTGCGTTTACCGCTGGCTTAGTCCTTGGGGAAACAGAAAAACGACGGGAGCTAGAGGAGCAGGTTTTGCCCATTGCCGATATGTTGGTGCCGGTGTTCTTTGTCTGTGTCGGCGCACGCACCGATATTAGTGTTCTCAACCCCCTAGAATCGGCCAATCGTGCGGGTCTGATCATTGCCTCTTTCCTCGTGCTGGTGGCCATTGTTGGTAAGGTGGTCGCAGGAGCAGCGGTCTTTGGTCAGCCGGGAATTAACCGCTGGGCGATTGGCATTGGCATGGTGCCGCGAGGCGAAGTCGGACTGATTTTTGCCGCTGTCGGGTCTGCCAGTGGTGTCCTCTCGAAGGCTCTAGATGCTGGCATTATCGTGATGGTGATTGTGACCACGTTCGTTGCGCCCCCTCTGTTGCGCTTGGTCTTTAAGCCAGAGGCCACAGAGGCGTTACCGACCTCGGATATTGCAGTAGAATCTCCCCCAGAAGGATAGCAATGGAACCGATTACGGTCATTGGTGGTGGTTTAGCCGGTACAGAAGCGGCTTGGCAAATTGCCCGTGCCGGTCTGCCGGTGGTGCTGTATGAAATGCGCCCGCACGTGGCCAGTCCAGCCCACCATACGGCGGAGTTGGCAGAGTTGGTATGCAGTAATTCCTTTGGCGCCAAGGCGAGCGATCGCGCCACGGGGCTATTACACCATGAACTGCGTGCCCTTGGGTCACTGATTATTGCCACTGCCGATCGCCATCAAGTGCCTGCCGGCGGCGCCCTGGCGGTGGATCGCGCCCAGTTTAGTCGTGAGGTAACTGAAACCCTCGAAAGCCATCCCCTCGTGACAGTGCAGCGCGAAGAACTGCCCCGCCTCCCAGAAAACGGGATTGTGGTCTTGGCCACCGGCCCACTGACCAGTGAGGCCCTGAGTGCCGATCTTCAATGCTTTACCGGACTGGACTACCTGAGTTTTTTTGATGCCGCCAGCCCAATTGTGGTCGGGGAGTCCATTAACCGTGAGGTGGCCTTTTTGGCTTCCCGCTATGACCGCGGCGAAGCGGCTTATCTCAACTGTCCCTTCAGTGCTGAAGCATACCAGCGGTTTTGGCAGGCG
Proteins encoded in this window:
- a CDS encoding ABC transporter ATP-binding protein; translation: MATLLELRELRVAYPRRETSSAATFVVDGVSFCVAAGERFGLVGESGCGKSTIAKAILQLLPPRSQVSGEIALQGQSLLGLTASQLRRLRGEQIGLVFQDPMTRLNPLMSVYDHCDELLRSHWSAWSRPQRRQRIIEVLDRVKIPANRLHQYPHELSGGMRQRVAIALALLLNPPLIIADEPTTALDVTVAAEILEELTRLCQEEQRGLLLISHDLALMAKYCDRLAVMHQGKIVELGAAHRVLQRPQHPYTQSLLAATQLTSPQPPPLDTAPELLRVENLQRHYRLGGWLQPQTTIRAVDGVDLTLRRGETLGLVGESGCGKSTLSRLILQLIPANAGEVVFWGRNLTQLSAAQLRQTRRDLQMIFQDPHACLNPKMTVAQNLLEPLLIHRLMGKRAAQERVREMLVQVELTPAEAYLHRYPHALSGGQRQRVAIARALITQPQLVICDEPVSMLDAHIQAQVLALMQELKEQLQLSYLFITHDLAIARRFCDRVAVMYRGKIVELAPTAQLFARPQHPYTQKLLAAALS
- a CDS encoding photosystem II manganese-stabilizing polypeptide; the encoded protein is MKYRILMATLLAVCLGIFSLSAPAFAAKQTLTYDDIVGTGLANKCPTLDDTARGAYPIDSSQTYRIAQLCLQPTTFLVKEEPKNKRQEAEFVPTKLVTRETTSLDQIQGELKVNSDGSLTFVEEDGIDFQPVTVQMPGGERIPLLFTVKNLVASTQPNVTSITTSTDFKGEFNVPSYRTANFLDPKGRGLASGYDSAIALPQAKEEELARANVKRFSLTKGQISLNVAKVDGRTGEIAGTFESEQLSDDDMGAHEPHEVKIQGVFYARIEPV
- a CDS encoding serine/threonine-protein kinase — its product is MSEPHRDTNIGQVLMNRYRLTELIGKGSMGRVYRAEDSLLGGVPVAVKFLSHSLLNDRMKTRFAQEARAGALLGQKSMHVVRVLDYGMNNEEIPFYVMEFLEGENLSDLLLEEPLPLSRFLRIARHMCLGLQVAHEGIIIEGQKCPIIHRDIKPSNVLVIQDGTMGELAKLLDFGIAKFLGDVSEKGQTSSFMGTLAYCSPEQIEGRELDHRSDIYSLGITMYELLTGKMPIQAESHSIGSWFKAHHFQKPIPFNVASPGLHLPPALEELIMACMAKSPSDRPQNVAEIIKVLTAVEEQFGSTRVTQPGVGVAAKVSQPSERQSQPPVALATVEEVCWQSVWPADKPVAEIVFPVPLYAQRESAASLWVMLPRSEIDRRMLNLRYNQFLFTTSPHPMILWITAIYDPQQGPRWLPCYLDMKLPRNQELCLLLSETGYYPLLFFSLEDPQHCLNVRMFTIATFQRQLLRDWLQTSKNLPSSAPAVVSRNLLKAEFENYKPQILAKLENVKMATVID
- a CDS encoding chlorophyll a/b-binding protein; amino-acid sequence: MEDTKTIKAEDRNAWVFGFTPQAEIWNGRLAMIGFVAALLTELITKQGVLHFWGLL
- the ndhM gene encoding photosynthetic/respiratory NAD(P)H-quinone oxidoreductase subunit M, producing the protein MLLKSTTRHVHIYAGHVVDGEVHPDTETLTLNVDPDNELEWNEAALAKVEAKFQELVANAAGEDLTEYNLRRIGSDLEHFIRFLLMQGEIGYNLNSRVRNYSLGIPRVNHS
- a CDS encoding ATP-binding protein, yielding MDRGSGIPEAVPPHRCERFYRICQGQEQPRGFGLGLAIVKQIVDAHRGQHRNSNIEIQSCVGQETSVFFTSHKHNF
- a CDS encoding cation:proton antiporter; this translates as MPLITSLLQPLPADVAAESVNLAEAGPLILAAVLLSLVVIYFASKVGGEICARINFPPVLGELVGGVVVGISVLHLLVFSEGGPTEPSVLTTFIQQTAGIDGTVASVVANTASEVISVLSEIGVMILLFEIGLESDLEGLLKVGPQAAIVAVVGVVTPFAAGTLGLVTLFHVDLVPAIFAGAALTATSIGITAKVLAEIQRLTSPEGQIIIGAAVLDDILGIIVLAVVASLAKTGTVEISNVIYLIISSVVFLVGSVMVGRLLSPFFLGMVDRLSTRGNLLVPSLIFAFVLGYVAVILQLEAILGAFTAGLVLGETEKRRELEEQVLPIADMLVPVFFVCVGARTDISVLNPLESANRAGLIIASFLVLVAIVGKVVAGAAVFGQPGINRWAIGIGMVPRGEVGLIFAAVGSASGVLSKALDAGIIVMVIVTTFVAPPLLRLVFKPEATEALPTSDIAVESPPEG